A genomic window from Algoriphagus sp. Y33 includes:
- a CDS encoding NAD(P)-dependent alcohol dehydrogenase: protein MKAIQLTKFGIEHLHLTDIPVPAIGENEVLVKTTATCLEYHDLIVVENRIPFGIPLPHIPVSEGVGVVENVGCKVTRWKKGDRVIIPFITRWEAGKNTPWNDELRTGFSCPGLLSEFTVQPENTLVRTPSNLTDEQAAPLAVAGLSAWSYLVEQANIRAGQSILTQGSGGVSLFAIQIAKMFGLKVIANTGSKEKKEKLKDLGADEVINYKDFTEWSKEVKRLNGGIGVDVTLDVAGKETIEQSILSVKQHGFVGLVGLMTGTQLTIDIIPLITNYIRLQAYSVGNAQGLNKLVTAIEKNNITPVIDRIYSIENTQDAFHRFKSGKAFGKVVIKL from the coding sequence GTGAAAGCAATACAGTTGACAAAATTTGGGATTGAGCATCTACATCTTACGGATATACCCGTCCCTGCCATTGGTGAAAATGAAGTATTGGTAAAGACAACAGCTACTTGTCTTGAGTATCATGACCTGATCGTAGTGGAGAATAGAATACCTTTTGGCATCCCACTTCCCCACATCCCGGTTTCTGAAGGAGTGGGTGTAGTGGAAAATGTTGGCTGTAAAGTGACCCGTTGGAAAAAAGGCGATCGTGTTATTATTCCTTTTATAACCCGTTGGGAAGCTGGGAAAAATACTCCCTGGAACGATGAATTGAGAACCGGTTTTTCATGCCCGGGACTTTTGTCAGAATTTACTGTACAACCTGAAAATACGTTAGTTAGAACACCAAGTAACCTTACGGATGAGCAGGCTGCTCCATTGGCGGTAGCCGGTTTGTCGGCATGGTCCTACCTCGTGGAACAGGCCAATATCAGGGCAGGCCAGAGTATATTGACCCAAGGTAGTGGCGGAGTGTCTTTGTTTGCCATCCAGATTGCTAAAATGTTTGGTCTCAAAGTCATTGCCAATACCGGGAGCAAGGAAAAAAAGGAGAAACTAAAAGATCTGGGAGCCGATGAAGTGATTAATTATAAGGATTTCACTGAATGGAGTAAGGAAGTGAAGCGACTGAATGGCGGGATTGGGGTAGATGTAACATTGGATGTTGCCGGGAAGGAGACCATTGAACAAAGTATTCTCTCAGTAAAACAACATGGCTTTGTGGGTTTGGTGGGTTTGATGACAGGCACCCAGCTGACCATCGATATAATACCACTAATTACCAACTATATTCGGCTACAAGCATATTCGGTAGGTAATGCACAAGGACTAAACAAGCTGGTAACCGCCATTGAAAAGAATAACATAACACCGGTTATAGACAGGATTTACTCAATAGAAAACACGCAAGATGCTTTCCACAGATTCAAGTCTGGAAAAGCATTTGGTAAAGTGGTCATTAAGTTATAA